The following DNA comes from Mycolicibacterium aromaticivorans JS19b1 = JCM 16368.
GCGCGTTGCTGGTGGGCACCGTGACCGGCCTCGTTGCCGCGGTCGTGGCCACCCTGCTGGTCAAGACGCCCGTTCGTCCGGATCTGGTGGTCGGTTTGGTGGTGGCTGTTCCGAGCGTCATCGGCATGCTGCTGATCCTGTTCTCGGGCCGCCGGTGGATGACCACAGTGGGGGCCTTCATCCTGGCGATGGCGCCAGGTTGGCTGGGGGCATTGGTTCTGGTTCAGGTGGTGTCCCATGGCTGACAAAGCGTCCCTCCCGTCGACCGAGCCCCACCACGCACCGATCTTCGACACCGGCCCGCATCCTCACGCGCTGCGGTCGTTGACAGACGAACCCGAGGCGGAAGTCTCGGAGGAATCAATCGCCTTCAGCGAGTTGGAGAACTTCGACACCGATGCGTTCCTGCACCGGGTCGAGGGTTCACTGCACGCGGAGCCGGTGGTGGTGCCGCCCGCGCCGACGGCCGTCGCCGGCACGTACCAGTACGTGAAGCGGTGGCAGTTCGTGTTCATCGTCGCCGCGGTGTGGGTCCTGGCCGGAGCCGCCGGCCTGGGCTTCTACTTCTGGTGGTACACCTCGCTGCATAAGACCCCCGCGGTGTTCTGCGTGCTGATGTACCTGATCGTCTGCTCGGTCGCCAGCATGCTGGTCTCGATGGTGCAGAACCGGCCACCGGTTACGGCGCTGGCCATCGCGCTGATGTCGGCGCCGTTGGCCTCGGTGGCCACCGCCGCGCTGCTGCATGGCGCCTACTACTTCGAATGGATTGCCCGTCCGACGATAGGCTGAGGCCGTGACTCACTATGACGTCGTCGTTGTCGGAGCCGGTCCCGGCGGATACGTCGCGGCGATCCGCGCGGCACAGCTCGGACTCAACACCGCCATCATCGAACCGAAGTATTGGGGCGGAGTGTGCCTCAATGTCGGCTGCATCCCGTCGAAGGCGTTGCTGCGCAATGCCGAGCTGGCCCACATCTTCACCAAGGACGCCAAGACGTTCGGCATCAGCGGAGAGGCCACCTTCGATTACGGTGTCGCCTTCGACCGCAGCCGGAAAGTCGCCGACGGCCGCGTCGCCGGCGTGCACTTCCTGATGAAGAAGAACAAGATCACCGAGATCCACGGCTACGGGAAGTTCACCGGCCCGAACAGCATCGAGGTCGATCTCAACGAGGGCGGGACCGAAACGGTCGAGTTCGACAACGCGATCATCGCGACCGGCTCGAGTACCCGACTGGTTCCGGGCAC
Coding sequences within:
- a CDS encoding putative holin, with protein sequence MIPLPRAWLLTSALLVGTVTGLVAAVVATLLVKTPVRPDLVVGLVVAVPSVIGMLLILFSGRRWMTTVGAFILAMAPGWLGALVLVQVVSHG